The uncultured Bacteroides sp. genome has a segment encoding these proteins:
- a CDS encoding RNA-binding protein — translation MNIYVGNLNYRVREADLQQIMEDYGTVSSVKVIMDRETGKSKGFGFIEMPNDEEGAKAIAELNGAEFEGRALVVKEARPKF, via the coding sequence ATGAACATTTACGTTGGAAACCTTAACTACCGCGTTAGGGAAGCAGACTTACAGCAAATCATGGAAGACTACGGTACAGTATCTTCAGTTAAAGTTATTATGGATCGCGAAACAGGAAAATCTAAAGGTTTCGGTTTTATTGAAATGCCAAATGACGAAGAAGGTGCAAAAGCTATTGCAGAGCTTAATGGTGCTGAATTTGAAGGTCGCGCATTGGTTGTAAAAGAAGCAAGACCAAAATTCTAA
- the tig gene encoding trigger factor, giving the protein MNVLLQNIDKVSALLTVKLEKADYQEQVDKSLKTFRQKANVPGFRPGMVPMGLVKKMYGKSVKAEEINKILSEKVYGYIKENEVNILGEPLPNEDKQPEIDFDTMDEFDFLFDIALAPEFKAEITDKDTVDYYAIDVTEEMVDQQVKAYIQRAGKYDKVDEYLDKDMLKGLLAELDEEGNTKEGGVQVEGAVLMPSYMKNDDQKAIFNGCKVNDVLVFNPNTAYEGSEAEISSLLKIEKDAVANYTGNFSFQVEEVTRFVEAELSQEIFDQVYGEGTVKTAEEFRAKIKESVAEQFAADSDYKFLIDVRNVLVNKIGKLEFPDALLKRIMLLNHQDKGAEFVEENYEKSLEELTWHLIKEQLVKDNEIKVEQEDIVNIAKEATRAQFAQYGMLNVPEDILENYSQEMLKKKDSVEGLVNRAVEAKLATALKAKATLNNKTVSMEEFNKMFQ; this is encoded by the coding sequence ATGAACGTTTTATTGCAAAACATTGACAAAGTAAGTGCATTGCTTACTGTAAAGCTTGAAAAGGCTGATTACCAAGAACAGGTTGATAAATCACTTAAGACTTTCCGTCAGAAAGCTAATGTTCCGGGTTTCCGTCCGGGAATGGTTCCAATGGGCCTTGTGAAGAAAATGTATGGAAAATCAGTTAAGGCTGAAGAAATCAATAAAATCCTTTCAGAAAAGGTATACGGATACATCAAGGAAAACGAAGTTAATATTTTGGGTGAACCTCTTCCTAACGAAGATAAACAACCTGAAATTGACTTTGATACAATGGATGAGTTCGATTTCTTGTTTGATATCGCTTTGGCTCCAGAGTTTAAGGCTGAAATTACAGACAAGGATACAGTTGATTACTATGCAATTGATGTAACAGAAGAAATGGTTGATCAACAAGTGAAAGCTTATATTCAACGTGCCGGTAAATATGATAAAGTAGACGAATATCTGGATAAAGATATGTTGAAAGGTTTACTTGCTGAACTTGATGAAGAAGGTAACACAAAAGAAGGTGGCGTTCAGGTAGAAGGCGCTGTTTTGATGCCTTCTTACATGAAGAATGACGACCAGAAAGCAATCTTCAACGGATGTAAAGTAAATGATGTATTGGTATTTAATCCTAATACAGCTTACGAAGGAAGTGAAGCTGAAATTTCTTCTCTTCTTAAGATTGAAAAAGATGCTGTTGCAAACTATACAGGAAACTTTAGCTTCCAGGTAGAAGAAGTCACTCGTTTTGTAGAAGCTGAACTTAGCCAGGAAATCTTTGACCAGGTTTACGGTGAAGGAACAGTTAAGACAGCAGAAGAATTCCGTGCAAAAATCAAAGAATCAGTTGCTGAACAGTTCGCTGCTGATAGCGATTATAAATTCTTAATCGATGTTCGTAACGTTTTGGTTAACAAAATTGGTAAACTTGAATTCCCTGATGCTTTGCTTAAACGTATCATGTTGTTGAATCATCAGGATAAAGGTGCTGAATTCGTTGAAGAAAACTACGAAAAGAGCCTTGAAGAATTGACATGGCACCTAATCAAAGAACAGTTGGTTAAGGATAATGAAATTAAAGTTGAGCAAGAAGACATTGTTAATATTGCAAAAGAAGCTACAAGAGCTCAGTTTGCTCAATATGGAATGCTTAATGTTCCAGAAGATATTCTTGAAAACTACTCTCAGGAAATGTTAAAGAAGAAAGATAGCGTAGAAGGTTTAGTTAACCGTGCGGTTGAAGCTAAACTTGCTACAGCGTTAAAAGCAAAAGCAACATTGAACAATAAGACTGTTTCAATGGAAGAATTCAACAAAATGTTCCAGTAA
- the clpX gene encoding ATP-dependent Clp protease ATP-binding subunit ClpX: MEDSKPSKNKKRCSFCGRPESEVSFLITGMNGYICDSCATQAYEITQEAIGTGKQNGADTALNLNDLPKPVDIKKFLDQYVIGQNDAKRFLSVSVYNHYKRLLQKDNGDDVEIEKSNIIMVGSTGTGKTLLARTIAKLLHVPFTIVDATVLTEAGYVGEDIESILTRLLQVADYNVSEAERGIVFIDEIDKIARKGDNPSITRDVSGEGVQQGLLKLLEGSVVNVPPQGGRKHPDQKMIPVNTKNILFICGGAFDGIEKKIAQRLNTHVVGYSASQATAVIDKKNMMQYIAPQDLKSFGLIPEIIGRLPVLTYLNPLDRNALRAILTEPKNSIIKQYIKLFEMDNIKLSFEEEVYEYIVDKAVEFKLGARGLRSIVETIMMDVMFEIPSQGKVEYNVSLVYAKQQLEKANIARLQTA; this comes from the coding sequence TTGGAAGATTCAAAACCATCAAAGAATAAGAAGAGATGTAGCTTTTGCGGGCGTCCGGAAAGTGAAGTCTCTTTTTTGATTACGGGGATGAATGGCTACATCTGCGACAGTTGTGCCACTCAGGCTTACGAAATCACTCAGGAAGCCATTGGAACTGGAAAGCAAAATGGTGCCGATACAGCTTTAAATCTCAACGATCTACCTAAACCTGTAGATATTAAAAAGTTTCTTGATCAATATGTAATTGGTCAGAACGATGCCAAACGTTTCCTTTCTGTATCCGTTTATAATCACTATAAACGTTTGCTTCAGAAAGATAACGGAGATGATGTGGAGATTGAGAAATCTAACATAATAATGGTGGGAAGCACAGGAACAGGCAAAACTCTTTTAGCAAGAACTATTGCTAAACTGTTGCATGTACCATTTACAATTGTTGACGCAACCGTGTTAACAGAAGCCGGATATGTTGGAGAAGATATTGAAAGCATCCTTACCCGACTGCTACAGGTCGCTGATTATAATGTATCGGAAGCAGAAAGAGGCATTGTGTTTATTGACGAGATAGATAAAATTGCCCGTAAAGGTGATAATCCTTCTATCACACGCGATGTAAGTGGCGAAGGTGTTCAACAAGGATTATTGAAATTACTTGAAGGCTCTGTTGTTAATGTTCCACCCCAGGGTGGACGTAAGCATCCGGACCAGAAAATGATTCCGGTAAACACCAAAAACATTCTATTTATTTGTGGAGGTGCATTCGATGGTATTGAGAAAAAAATAGCGCAAAGACTAAACACTCATGTGGTTGGGTACAGCGCATCTCAGGCTACGGCGGTTATTGATAAGAAGAATATGATGCAGTACATTGCCCCTCAGGACTTAAAGTCTTTCGGACTAATTCCCGAGATTATAGGTCGTCTGCCTGTACTTACCTATCTCAACCCGCTTGATAGAAATGCATTGCGTGCAATCTTAACCGAGCCAAAGAATTCAATTATTAAGCAATACATCAAGCTTTTCGAGATGGATAACATTAAGCTGAGTTTTGAAGAAGAAGTCTATGAATATATCGTAGATAAAGCTGTAGAATTTAAGCTCGGTGCGCGCGGATTACGTTCTATCGTTGAGACAATTATGATGGATGTAATGTTCGAGATTCCTTCACAAGGTAAGGTTGAATACAATGTTTCGCTGGTATATGCCAAGCAACAACTTGAAAAAGCAAATATTGCTCGTTTACAAACAGCTTAA
- the clpP gene encoding ATP-dependent Clp endopeptidase proteolytic subunit ClpP, whose amino-acid sequence MDDFRKYATKHLGMSSMVLDDVIKSQNGYLNPYILEERQLNVTQLDVFSRLMMDRIIFLGTQIDDYTANTLQAQLLYLDSVDPGKDISIYINSPGGSVYAGLGIYDTMQFISSDVATICTGMAASMASVLLVAGAEKKRSALTHSRVMIHQPMGGAQGQASDIEITAREIQKIKKELYTIIADHSHTEFDKVWADSDRDYWMTSQEAKDYGMIDEVLMRKPAAI is encoded by the coding sequence ATGGACGATTTTAGAAAATACGCAACCAAACATCTGGGAATGAGTAGTATGGTCTTAGACGATGTGATTAAGTCACAAAACGGCTATTTGAATCCTTATATATTGGAAGAAAGACAACTCAACGTAACTCAACTTGATGTGTTCTCTCGTTTGATGATGGATCGCATCATCTTCCTTGGTACTCAGATTGATGATTATACAGCTAACACGCTTCAGGCGCAGTTACTCTATCTTGATTCAGTAGATCCAGGCAAAGATATCTCCATCTATATAAATTCTCCTGGTGGATCTGTTTATGCAGGTCTGGGAATTTACGACACAATGCAGTTTATTTCCAGTGATGTAGCTACTATCTGTACAGGTATGGCAGCATCAATGGCATCAGTATTATTGGTGGCAGGAGCAGAAAAGAAGCGCTCGGCACTTACACATTCCCGCGTGATGATTCATCAGCCAATGGGAGGTGCTCAGGGGCAGGCTTCAGATATTGAAATTACAGCTCGTGAAATTCAGAAAATAAAGAAAGAACTCTATACAATTATAGCAGATCATTCTCATACTGAATTTGATAAAGTATGGGCGGATTCCGATCGTGATTACTGGATGACTTCTCAGGAAGCTAAGGATTACGGCATGATTGACGAAGTTTTGATGCGTAAACCTGCAGCGATATAA